GCCTCAGTAAGAGGCGTGGAGACAAGGAGTGGAGGACCCCCACCAACACTGAGCACAGCGCCTGGCGCACAGCAAGTGCCCGCAAAATGTCATTCTTAGGAAGGTGTAAGGCAACGGGTAGATGTACAGTATGTGGGCAGTAAGGAGCATCTCTGGGCAGCAAGGCTGCTGCTGTGGTTTCACAAGCTGTTTGGTCATTCAGCGAACCCAGCACCTACCCTGTCGCAGACACGAGGATGTGAAGACCTCGCTGcctaatggggggtgggggaggttgtgGGTCGGTTAAGTAAAAAGCATGAAAGACACAGCATTAGGGATAAATCCTAGGTGTTGTGGGCGTCTAGGGACCTTCCACCTGACCTAGTCCCCAGGGAGGTGCAGGAGGGCCCAGGGGAAACCGTGTAGCATGTTCACCGTCCATATTAACCTCGTATTAACCGTGTTAACCACGACTGGGTTAGCGGATCCCATTGCCCCTTTCCCACCGCTCAGGACGCAAGTACAACTCCTTACTGTATGACGCCCTCTCTTCAAATCTCTTGGTACCCTTACCATCTAGCCCTCCAGCATCTGCCAGTATCTAGGCAAAACCTTGCTAGTCTCCTCAGGGTGCCTCCAGGGCCCATTTTAGTAGCTGGGCCCCCTGGGGTCTTGGGCAGCAGAGAAGAGCCAGAAACTTTCAGTTCACGGATGACCTCGATGCTGACCTGCATCTTGTGGGCAGATGATGGGTATCTCGAGCCTCGCTCCAAGGAATATGTTTTGACTGAGACTGCTCGTGGAAGTTGAGAAAAACCAGAAACCCAAAATTTGTTTCCCCGTTGCAGACACCTTACATCACACCCCTTCCCAGATAGACTGCATCTGGCCCCATCCGCTCCCTTCCCCGCCACACTCGTCCTCGACAGTCAGCCGGGGCATGGTGAGCACAGCTGACATGTGACCCTTTGAAGGGGTGTATCCTCGGTGTGTCCTGTTTCCACCCCGATGGCTCTCAGCATATCATGGCACGCGGTGTGTGATTGTGGGCACTGAAAATTTGCAGATGGGGAGCTGGGGTCTTCCTGGCACCCCGGTGCCAAGGACAGGTTACGTCCTCCAGCGTGTGCATCATCTGTCAGAAAATGCTAGATGATGGCAAAGTGTAGAGGCAGGCAGTGCAGGTGACAGCTCTCAGGGAGCAGGCGAGGGGCTAAGGGACTTGTTCAGTAGGTGAGGCAATGCacgtgggggagagagaaggccgGGGGAATGCCTCATCTTGTAAAGGGAGGAGGCACCTTTTTGCCAAATTGGATTCCAGGCTCCCATTAagtggagagcccgatgtgggccccAGTTCTAATGAAGTCTCTCCCGGCACCTCCCATTTCTGAAGCCTCATGATCTGCCGTTAAAACCTTCAGCACATGTGTCATCCTGAACTGGAGGTGTGGGTCAGCAACTGTCAATGTGTAAAATTAGGAACTCAGCAGAGATCGTACACGTGTAGGTGCTAAGACGTACCTTTGTTCTCCATTGCAGGCAAACACATTAGTTCCTTTGAGCTAAAAAGTGTGTCTGATACCATGAATAACAGTTGCTTAGGTGATGTCCTACCCATTCATACCCCAAGAAGTAGCTCTTCATATGAGGTGGTAAGTTTGGAATTCTTTTAATAGGAAGCCCCAAAATAGGGCTTCTGGAAAGCTCAGGAGACCTGCAGGGCAAAGAATGAACCTAGTGCCTACTGGATCTCTAGGGCTCTTGGCAGCTGCCTCAGTGCCCTGGTGAAGGGGAGGACCCAGAGCAGCTCCGCTTGCATCTGCTTGATACCCACAGCGGCGGGTACTGAGTCAACTACCGGGGCGAGGTCTGTAACAAAGGGCAGTAATCCGGCCGGGGTTGCTTTGAATGGAGAGGATTCTCTAAGGAAAGCTGCTCTCAGCTCCAGCTGGCCGTGTTGCCAGATCTTATTTTTTGGAGGCTAGCAATCATTTTTGTGAAATCTCaccatttttaaaactgttagtgactaacttgaaaaaacaaaatccaatgaAATTGTGTCTGTGAACCCTGGTTTGCGGACTGGCAgtaggatttaaattttttttttttttttttcaatttaaatttcctttgcaACATCCCAGCCCTGTGATACATTAGCCCATGCTTTAAATCCTGGGATGGGGGAACTCATGACCCTCCAAGTCCGCCCTTCTATAGAATGAATGACTGCTCCATCTTCACCGCACAGGACGGGCATCTATTAGGCACCTGCTGCATACTACACATTTCCTACAGCTGGGTTCTTTTAGGCAGTGGTGCAAGCGGAATAAAACGGGGAGGGTGGCTCTGGGTAGGGCACGTCAGCTCCTAAGTATTTCCTTGATGTCAGGCTCTTCTTGACACCACAGCAGatgaagggaaaggcagaagccTCAGGTTTGGTGATGAACTACTTGAAACGAGTAGCCTTTATTCCAAATGCTGTCACTGACCACAGGATCCTTCCCCCATCAATCACTGTCAGTGCTAGGTGAGTGGGGCTAATGACCCGTTTTTCTCTTCTGCCACTAGTTCCGTGTTGGGTCATTTTCAGTGTAGAAAGAATTTTAGGAAGGCAGATCTGCCAGAGCCTTCGGATTCTGGGAAGCGAGAAGCACGATCGTTGCATTCATTACCCGCGCCCCTGCTTTGTTCCTGGCCAACGAGCTCTGACACTACTGGCAAACTACAGATACCCTGGATTCTGTCCTCCCGGATGTCAGTTTCTTGCTCATGGAACAAAGGTGTTGGGGGAAACCTGCTTGGGGTGGGTCAGCTATGCCCTGGATGCTGGGGTCAGGGCCCCTTCTTCAGACGTCAGATTTTGCCTTAAGGATGGGTTTCCGCAGCTTCTGAGGAAAGCAGCTGTTCGAGGACCCCCACTTGATAGCTTCAGCTCCCAAACAGTCTCTAGTCCAGACAGCACAGCTTGGAGATGACAGGCAGGCTGAAtactgattaaaaacaaacccacaatttaTTGAAAACAGGTACCTTTCAGTAGCTCGAATTAGAACAGCTTAGGGATGCCATTGCTCAGGAACACAATATGCACACTCTCGGGAAAGGGAgaataaaacaacttaaaaggAATACAGCTGCAACAGGACTGGATCGCTAGGAGGGCCACGCAGCAAAGTAACACCAGGTAGAACACAGAGCCACATGTGAGATCCCAGTGCCCTTGAGCCCGGGGAGGGAACTCTCAGCAACCCTAGTTTTGGACCTCATCTCATGATTCTTTGGGGCGGAGGTGCTGGCTGGAGCACAGGGATCTTGTTGCTGACTCTGATTAACTAGTCAGTGCCCGGAGGACAGGCTAAACATGGGGAGTGAGGCCACCAGGCAAGTTACACCTGCCCCCCAATGAACCCCGTAAGAGGAAGTAGTCCCTGCAAAGTCTGTGAACCTGGCAGGGACAACTGGACTAGAGAGAGCTTGGAGACGGTTCCTCTGCAGCCGGTCCCATAAAAACCCTAGACTAAGCTAAGCCCTAGAATTGTCTTAGCCAAATTCCTACCAACTAGAGAGGTAGAGAAGCCAGACATGCATGGAAGCTGCCTCCAAACCAATTTTTGGTCTTCGGTAAAGGGATAAATACAAAACACTGTTCCACAAGTCGGCTTGGAAAAGCCTACTGGGCACAGCGGGTAGAAGATCCTGAAGGCCCATTTAGTATCCACCacaggagaaagcagggatgGGGGCCGGGGTGAGATGTGCTCTGCTGTGGTTACTGCCAGGATACATCCCGTCCTGCTGTCCTGTTCCCATCTGTACAGTTCCTCCCAGCTTTCCAGATCTGTCCTCCCATGGCCCAGAGCTCACGCTTCCCTGAGCTTAAAATTCCCAGCCTCGAGCAGAGGGTTCTCCGACGAGGGGGAGCAGGCGGTCTTCCTGGGAACATGAGCTGCTCTCACGCCACCTCCACTGGGataggggcggggcagagaggatGCTGGGTTACAGGAGGCAGAAGGTGGCAgctcagagcaggaaggagaaTTCTGCCAGGAGAATGACAGGAAGTTTCGACTGCACGGATGCGGGAGGCAGTTGGGTTGGGAGGTGTGAAGAGCAAAGCTTTATCTAACCGATGGGGGAGCAGCGCGTCTCCCCCGCTTCCCAAATTCTCCCAGAGGAACACCACTCCCTGCTCTGGAACTTCACGCTCCAACAAACAATAAGCCTGAAGGGAAGAAGTTTCTTCAGGGTCCCAGAAGTGCCTGTTGAAGGTCCATCTTGTCAAGTTTGGCTTCTTGAGACAGCAGCCTCATTTGTGAGTCCGTATGCTGTTGCAGATCTGGGCCAGGCGGCTCTACAAAGGAAAGGAGGCGGGTCGTTGAGCGAACACGGCACCGGCCACGCTTGCCTGTTGGCCACTTCAGAGTCTCCTCGGGTGGCACTGGACTTGGGGTCAGCAGGTCTGAGTGAATCTCAGCCCTCCGTTCTCTACTCCTATCATGAACTAATGAATTACCTGTCCTGGACCTCCATTCCTCATCTGAACGAAGCAGTAAAGCAAGACCTCAGATGAGACAGTAGTGCTGCAGGCACAGCTAGGGGACGGATGTCACTAGGTTCGGGTAGCTGGGTACCTGTGGGATCCCAGCACAGGGCCCTCGTTCCACAGGACCGGGCTGGGAAAGCAGCTCCGCCCTCGCCCCCCTCCCTGGAGGTACCCTTCACAGACCCCCCCCAGTAGGGGGGTGCCTAGGGCAGCCGTGTTCGCACCAAGTGCTCCCATCCACCACCGGAGACCATGCTGACTGGACCACGGAGGCCCATCTGACCAAGGCTGAGCCAATTCAACGCCCTTCCGAGAACGTAAGCGGAGGCCAGAAGCCGGACAGTCAGTGCCAGGCATTAGTGAAGTCAGAGTTGCGGCTGCCTGAAGCCACACGCAACCCAGTACTGAAGGAGGACACAGCCCGGAACCGAGAGCCCTGTGGAGAAGATGATCTGCCAAGGGAGGAATGaggaaatgtcagagaaatgGGTGCGTGGGCCTCAAAGACAGAGACGCTCCAGGAACAGGTGCACCTCCATAAACTCCTGTCAAGGAGGGTCCCACTGCTCCGGAGGCCTGGCTGTTCGGCGTTTTCTTGGACTCCGTGGGACCCCTTGGAAcaagcccttccctccctctagGAGGTTTCCGTTCCGGCAGTCAATCTGCCCTCACACACTGACACCAACTGCCTGAATGACGCAGAATTTTGATTCTGTTGTGGAACTTTTGTGGCAGGCACTCTGGGGTGGACTGAAGGTCAACCTCAATTTAGGGACAGAATTGCAGCTAAGGAAGTAGGAATACGGTTAAAATCCCCTGGGGGAAAGAGGACAACACCGTGCTAAAGATGAAGCCCAGCGCCCAAAAGACAGTCCCAAGTACGGCTAAACTAAGAACGCCGTTGGCGGCATCTTGTGCGCGGAGGGTTACGAGACTCACGGAGAGTTTCTTAATGTTTCCCAAGGCCTCTGGGTCCAGCTGTGCGATGTCCATCCTCTGCAAGTCACTGGCCAATAATCGCATGCTCTGTGTGGAGGGCAAAATGGGTTCAACCTCCATGTCCCCTAGGGCAGGGCCCTCCACCCAGTGTCTTAGTGTGCCCCAGGGGTGCCCGTGATACTCCAcgcttggtggggggtgggggggggtggcaaggGGTGCCTTGAGGAGTCAGTGACATCAGTGCTCATCACTGGACCTTGGCTGGACCACCCGGGGAATAAAGGGCATGTACTTTAGCTTAGAAATGCCCTGCAGACACATCTGAGATACACCTTCCTTCCCTCCGAGGAGCCGAGGTCAGCAACTTCCTCTACTCAACCCAGAGAAACGGGTATCAGCCTGCTTCAGAACCCCTCAGAGTTCTACAGAGTGGAAGACACAGCTCCTGGTCCCCTTTCTAGACTAAGCACATACCCCAACGGTGCCTTCCTCTGCGTTCCCTTTAATAACCTCCCGTGTTGCACACATCACATAATCCTGTTCTTGACGGTGAACCTATCTTGACTACTGAACAGCTTCTCGAGAGCGGGGATCGTGTCTTCTACACCTTGGGCCTGCCACAAGGCAGCTGGGCAAATGTTAGCTGAGGAACAAATAGGAACATGGAGCCGGGCAAGGATCCCAGCCTGGGCCTCTAACCTGGGCGAGAAAACTGGGTTCTGAGTCCTGCAGAGAAGTGGAGATCGGGATCCATGCCACCCCACGGACTGTGGGGGTGAGAAGTGGGTGGATGGGCCCAGGACAGAAGGGCTGAGCGAGCAGCGTGGTGGCCTGGCATCCCTCGGAGACACTCACCTCTCCACCGCCCACCGGCACCGTGAGGAAAATCTCTTTGCTGTCGGCAAGAGGGCTGCCATTCATGGAGATATTGTAGATCCGCTCTCTGGCTGCTGGAGTGCGCAGGCCCGGGGTCTTGAAGACCCTACAAAGTGGGAAGATCCCCGTCAAGATGGCTTGGCAGATTGAATGACATGAGGCGCTGTGAACCCTTGCAGCCCCCATCTGGCCTCAAGCTGTAGTTTTCAAATCCCACATTTCTAAGAAGGCGAGTTctaaatttaggggaaaaaatgtctttttaaacagTAATGACTAAACACAGCTGGAGAAGGGAGGCTGTAATTATCAAACATACATCTAGCCAAAGTCAGTTCTTACCCACGGAAATCTCAGGTCCAAAGCTCTGTATGGATGCCAGTCATCCATCCAGCCACAAAGCCAGAAATAAACTATGGTTAGTGCATTTCCAAGAGTGGCTAAGTGCTTCCATCAAGAAGAGTTTTCTGGGGTCAAAAAAGGAGGATCCAGAGACTACATCATATTAATTCCCAACCTAACCTCGAGACAGTTAAAATTCTGCTACCTGTTTTTCTCTACATGTCCTCTGCTATACGCTCATGTGAAAACCAGTTCAAGAGTGGGAATTAAAAGTAGaaggcttcctccctctcctcaccccagAGATCCCTACTCTCAATTCCTTATGTCTTCCAGAAACGTTCtatgtatataaaaacaaatgggaTCGTCTAGGACACGCTGTTCTGCAATGTGCTTGGAGACGCCCGTGATCACGAAGCTGTCACATCGGCACACGCACATCCACTTTAATGGTGAGATGGCACTTCCTGTCCAGTTGACCAGCCTGCTGGAAGACACTGGCTTAGAGCCTGGGTTACGTTGGTCTCCCGATGTGACGTGGTGTCCACTGTCACTCTTACCAAGGGTATAGGAGAGTACCTACCCAGTTTTAAAAACCACGTTTCCTGGTCAGAATCAGAAAAGACCAAGAATCACCAGAGGCTTCCTAGTCATCAGAGGCAGAATGTCCTCCTCCCTCTCGTCAAAGAGTCATTCTGTCGCTGAAATCAGCTAACCTGcacccaggggaggggcaaacacTTGGAAGCCGAGACGGCTGCCCTCCTCCAAGAGCGCTTTGCCAGGCCAAGGAGTCGAGTGTTTTCTCGCACACCCTTCTTTGCTGACTGATGTTAACTGGTGGGTTCCCACCCAGACGCAGGCACCGCTCCCATCACTCACCTCGAGTCAAACTTGGGTGTCAAGCCTGGAGTTGGTTTCACCATAGACAATTCCAACCGGCCCCCAGCTGGGGTGACAGTGTTACAGTGGCTGGACCTGCAGGTAAGAAGTGGCCATGAGGTGCGCAGTGACAGCAGCAGCGTGGCAGGTCACACGCAGAAGGCCCCGATCATGTCGGGTACTGTCCCAAGCACCTCACACATGCTAGTTCATGAAGCTCCCCAACAACCCGGGAAACACGGCTGTTATCCTTGCGTACGGATGCAGACTCCAGCACACTGAGTCGCACAACTTGGCCGAGATCACACAGCCAACTAGGGCGGAGCCAGCGCTCTGAAGCCGAGTGGCCAGCCTCCAGAATCCGACTTCTCCGGCTAACGGGACAAGAGGAAGGAGGCACCCTCTCAGCCCCCGGTAGGCCTCTTGCCTGGAGCTCGGCGGCTGGAGGCATGAAAACAAACGAACCAaaaaagtgggggaggacagagaacaTGGGCGGAACTGGAGAAATGTGCTGGGTCAGTTCATTTCTAGAAGCCCCTCCAGCTTGGAGACTCAAGTTCCACTGGAGCACAGGCCACGAGAGCCCTTTCACCCCCGATTTCTGCCACACTGAGTGGGTCTCCCCAgtaaaaccaaaacacacaatGAAGTTTGGAAAACCCATTACCTTTTGCTTTTGCCTTTTCCTTGTACGGACTGGGTTCTCTTCTTGGACGGAGGACACCTTTTGACCTGGATTCACAATCAAATGAAACTGTGATTATAAAAAGCCCCAAAAGGGGGAAAGGTAAGGGAGGGGTAAgaaaagtaggggagggggaacCAGCTCTGGAAAAGGAAACTAACACCGAATATGAGGTCTGCTCCCAGAATCAAGTTGCCTTAGGTAATACAGAACAAAACTGACCAACTAAGGCCTGGGTCTTCAAAGCAGAGGGTTTTGACCAAGATTAAAGGGAAATCTCTTTTGAACTGACTTGGCCTGGCTTGccccctctccatcccctcacctccCCGTCACTCTCCCATTAAGTGCTGCTGTGAAGGTCACTCAGGCGGTCCCAGGTGCCCAATCTAAGGAACCCTCGGCAGTCCTCACCCCTCCCGAGTCCTCAGGGGCACCTGACAAGGATCACTCCTTACCTTCTGACAATTCTCTCCATCCCACCTTCCCCATTTCTCTGGCTGTCCCTGTGCAGGCTGCCTCATGACGTCTTCTTTCTAGCATCCCTCCAAGTGCCCATCCTCAGCCCCCTCTCCACGCCTTCCCTGCACAACCTCACTGACACCCACAATGGGAGACAGTGGGTCTCACAACCTCCTACTGCTCCCTGAGCTCCAGGCTGAAATCTCGGGTAAGTGTGGAACAAAAACTGGGACAGTGGCTGTTCCCCTTCACCGCTCTTCCTCCCATGTCCCACCTTCCACCCATGATGGCTGCCTGAGCTAGAAACCATTTGATCAtccctgcttcctcccttcctccaccaagctctctctcccttttaaaacATTATGTCAAAACCGTCCTTCTCTTTTTATAGGCTCGGTGTCTCCGTTTAAGAATTACAATGGCCTCCCAACTGGGTTCCTTGTCTCCAgtttttcccctctcccatttaCCCTGCATATTGTTCTGAAATACCAATCTGAAATGACCAACCTGGTGGAATGGAAACTTCCAAGCCTGGTACACAAGGCCATTCGTCGTCTGGCCCTACTCTATGCAGATCACCCTCACAGCTTACATCCTTGCCATCCCAAACTGCTTCCTGTTCCTTAAATGGATCTTTCCTATCTCCTTGTggacttcccttccctttcttttccagcTAGTGAAATCTCCCTCACCTTTAAAGGCCTGGTGTATCCTAACCAGCGAGGTAATAGCTTTGATAGCTTCCTCTTCTATGTTCTATGTACCTTACACACACATCTatgattgcttttgtttttagccaTTTAAGTGGGATCTTCTCTACTAAACTGAACTCTGGCAGGTAGGGGTGGGGCAACAGGATATTATGTATTTGTCTCCTGTCCTCTCCCAGCCTCAAACCTGAGTGCCTACTTACTCTTGCAGTTTgaagattcttatttttattttcttcttcttcctcttctactATCATTTCATCCACTTTTATTATCTTTCGTGCTATAAGAAACAGTTTTAACAAAGTGATATTTCTCATAGGAATAAACtttaatgttttcatgtgttgtttttttttttttttttaaatgtttatttttgagaaagagaggcagagagagggagacacagagtccgagaaaggctgcaggctctgagctgtcagcacagagcccaatgcagaactcgaacccaccaaccgtgagatcatgacctgagctcaagtcagacacttaaccgactgagccacccaagcatcctaTCATGTATTCATGTTTCTTATAGGAAATGAAACTTATGCAATCTGAGGTTGTAATTAAGAAAAAGACTTTGAATATACaagatgactttttttaaaaagaaggtttaGACAGAGGAAACTAACCAGACTGGTTAAAAAAGCCCACATGATGCCCAGCATTCTGGTAAGAGCACAGATGCTGGGGTC
The sequence above is drawn from the Neofelis nebulosa isolate mNeoNeb1 chromosome 2, mNeoNeb1.pri, whole genome shotgun sequence genome and encodes:
- the LOC131504993 gene encoding borealin isoform X3, with product MAPARKGGSRVAKTNSLRSRKLASFLRDFDREVQIRSKQIQSDRQNLLKEMDNLYNIEILRLPKVLREMNWLDYFALGGNKQALEEAATADLDITEINKLTAEAIQTPLKSAKTRKIIKVDEMIVEEEEEENKNKNLQTARVKRCPPSKKRTQSVQGKGKSKRSSHCNTVTPAGGRLELSMVKPTPGLTPKFDSRVFKTPGLRTPAARERIYNISMNGSPLADSKEIFLTVPVGGGESMRLLASDLQRMDIAQLDPEALGNIKKLSSRLAQICNSIRTHK